A window of the Sabethes cyaneus chromosome 1, idSabCyanKW18_F2, whole genome shotgun sequence genome harbors these coding sequences:
- the LOC128732621 gene encoding malignant T-cell-amplified sequence 1 homolog, giving the protein MFKKFDEKESISGVQQLKSSVQKGIRNKLIEQFPHIESHIDQVLPKKDQFRIVKCHDHIEILVSSSGDQLFFRHREGSWMPTLRLYHKFPFFLPMEQVDKGAIRFVLSGANIMCPGLTSPGACMTPVDKGTVVAIMAEGKQHALAIGQTTLSTEDIAKVNKGVGVENCHYLNDGLWQMKPVK; this is encoded by the exons ATGTTTAAAAA GTTCGACGAAAAGGAGAGCATCTCCGGTGTACAGCAGCTCAAGTCCTCCGTCCAGAAGGGCATCCGAAACAAGCTGATCGAACAATTTCCGCACATCGAGAGCCACATCGATCAGGTACTGCCGAAGAAGGATCAGTTTCGCATCGTAAAATG CCACGACCACATCGAAATACTGGTCAGCAGTTCCGGTGATCAGCTGTTCTTTCGGCACCGGGAGGGCTCGTGGATGCCAACGTTGCGGCTGTACCACAAGTTTCCGTTCTTCCTGCCGATGGAGCAGGTCGACAAGGGTGCCATTCGGTTCGTACTGAGCGGGGCGAACATCATGTGCCCCGGGCTGACGTCGCCCGGTGCCTGCATGACGCCGGTCGACAAGGGCACGGTGGTAGCGATTATGGCCGAAGGCAAACAGCACGCCCTGGCCATCGGCCAGACGACGCTCTCCACCGAAGATAT TGCCAAAGTCAACAAGGGCGTGGGAGTGGAGAATTGTCACTACCTCAACGACGGTCTATGGCAGATGAAACCGGTTAAGTAA